One Marmota flaviventris isolate mMarFla1 chromosome 16, mMarFla1.hap1, whole genome shotgun sequence DNA segment encodes these proteins:
- the LOC114080223 gene encoding geminin coiled-coil domain-containing protein 1-like, translating into MKKQGTLEQWLIPELEQGMYRMILEELLLVPENTILPCQDQHFAGDQSYNCPYSTTPSETSVDVYTETFWAAGLLDNSEPQQAPQAQDSSSNSSFPILDSCSWEEAQLSSQLYRNTQLQDTLVQKEEELSRLHEENNHLGQYLNSALVKCLEEKAKRLLSSDEFSKVCGKFRKGKRKHKEQGYSAAEIPHPKNVKRNLSSEFANCEKPPGPLVDPWVLQTLGLKDLNTIDDTSSANYSALSSHPRRVTSTYSHFPSDAIDYENVPREDVPINYGGERTTPLHSTASHGEDFHYFSQLSNPPIEVQTLPYHPADVSPSKTEMTFYTSLSPHCNVKTHSFHQGQAFVCRDEEGGWKFTWIPKQP; encoded by the exons AACACCATTCTGCCTTGCCAAGACCAGCATTTTGCAGGAGACCAGAGTTATAATTGCCCGTATTCCACTACACCGTCAGAAACTAGTGTTGACGTTTATACGGAGACTTTCTGGGCTGCTGGTCTCCTGGACAACAGTGAGCCCCAACAAGCACCACAGGCACAGG aTTCATCTTCTAATTCGAGTTTTCCTATTCTGGACTCATGTTCCTGGGAAGAAGCTCAGCTTTCCTCACAGCTCTACAGAAATACACAG CTCCAAGATACTCTGGTTCAGAAGGAAGAAGAACTTTCTAGGCTACATGAAGAGAATAATCATCTCGGACAATACCTGAATTCTGCTTTGGTTAAATGTCTTGAAGAAAAGGCCAAG AGATTGTTGTCATCAGATGAGTTCTCCAAAGTGTGTGGAAAAttcagaaaggggaagaggaaacACAAAGAGCAGGGATACTCTGCTGCTGAGATCCCCCATCCTAAAAATGTCAAGAGAAACCTCTCTAGTGAGTTTGCTAACTGTGAAAAACCACCTGGGCCCCTTGTTGATCCCTGGGTGCTTCAAACACTTGGATTGAAAGACCTCAACACCATTGATGACACCTCATCAGCTAACTACAGTGCCCTCTCCTCTCATCCCAGAAGAGTGACTAGCACATACTCCCATTTTCCGAGTGATGCCATTGATTATGAAAATGTCCCCAGAGAGGATGTGCCAATCAACTATGGAGGTGAAAGAACAACCCCCTTGCACAGCACTGCCAGCCATGGGGAAGACTTCCACTACTTTTCTCAACTTTCAAATCCCCCAATAGAGGTGCAAACACTTCCTTATCATCCAGCTGATGTGTCACCCAGCAAGACAGAGATGACATTTTACACATCCCTGAGTCCTCACTGTAATGTCAAAACTCATTCTTTCCACCAGGGACAAGCCTTTGTGTGTAGAGATGAAGAAGGAGGCTGGAAGTTTACCTGGATCCCTAAACAGCCTTAA